A stretch of the Uranotaenia lowii strain MFRU-FL chromosome 3, ASM2978415v1, whole genome shotgun sequence genome encodes the following:
- the LOC129758797 gene encoding uncharacterized protein LOC129758797, translated as MTDNQRLKDEIIRLQAELQAAQASTSQAPPVSAINRVGIKIGPFWKRDPALWFAQVEAQFTLAGIIQEDTRYFHVLSAIDSEILACCSDIIRDPPAVDKYTTVKERILKEYSVSEQNRIQQLLRGCELGDRKPSQLLREMRDLARNFITDEKILKSLWLQQLPETTQAVLKISEETLQLSQLAEQADKLADIAKTRYTSSAAIDESRSSQSELSELREQISTNFL; from the coding sequence ATGACGGATAATCAGCGCCTGAAGGACGAAATCATCCGGCTGCAAGCAGAGCTCCAGGCAGCACAAGCATCTACTTCACAAGCGCCGCCAGTCAGCGCGATTAATCGAGTTGGAATCAAAATCGGCCCTTTCTGGAAACGCGATCCAGCTCTTTGGTTCGCCCAAGTGGAAGCTCAGTTCACTTTAGCTGGCATCATCCAGGAAGACACCCGGTATTTCCATGTTCTATCAGCAATTGATTCGGAGATACTTGCGTGCTGCTCGGATATAATCCGGGATCCGCCGGCAGTTGATAAATACACCACCGTCAAGGAAAGGATCCTTAAGGAGTACAGCGTCAGCGAGCAAAACCGAATACAGCAGCTCCTAAGAGGATGTGAATTAGGCGACCGCAAGCCATCTCAGCTACTACGGGAAATGCGAGATCTAGCCAGAAACTTCATTACGGACGAAAAAATTCTGAAGTCCCTATGGCTACAACAGCTTCCGGAAACAACACAAGCTGTGCTCAAAATTTCCGAGGAAACTCTGCAGCTGTCACAACTAGCTGAACAGGCGGATAAGCTTGCAGACATCGCGAAAACTCGTTATACATCTTCTGCAGCTATCGACGAAAGTAGGAGCAGCCAATCTGAGTTGTCAGAGCTACGtgaacaaatttcaacaaatttcttataa